The Terrirubrum flagellatum nucleotide sequence AGGCGGGGCCGAAGGGCATTGTCGTGCAATTCCGCGACAATCTCTTCGCCAATCCGGCGGGGCTTGTTCAGTATGTCGCGCGGCAGGGATCGCTGGCGAAAGTCAGGCCGGATATGAGCGTCGTCTTCATCGACAATTTCGAGAACGCCGAGGCGCGCCTGAAGCAGACGCAGCGGCTGCTGCGCGAACTGGTCGGCGTGGCGGAGAAGAAGGCGGCGTGAGTCAGACGTCATCCCGGGCGCGCAGCGGCATGAAATAACGCGGCGCAGACCCGGGATCTTCGTGAGGTAAGCTTTTGATTTCGCGAGGTCCCGTGTCTGCGCCGCAACGCTACGCGCTGCGCCGCGCCCGGGATGACGCGCTCTCACGTCGCGCCGTTCCCGTCGCGCTGCTTCAGCGCATCGTCGATCGCCTGCGCAATCCGCGCCCGGAACCTTGCCAGACCCCCGAGAGTTCTGGACTCACGGGAGGTATTGGAAAATGAAAACCGCATATCTCATTGCGGCGGGAAGTCTGTTGGCCCTGTCGGCCGCCGCGCTTCCGGGCCGCGCTGCCCCGCTGTCGCATAGCGCGCTGGCGGTGGAGCAAGATCAAACGCTTGTCGAGACAGCTCGACACTGGCGTCATTATGGCTGGTACAGGGGCCGCCATCACGGCTGGTATGGGCCGCGACGCCATTACGGGTACTACGGCTATCGCCGTCCCTATTGGGATCGGCCCTATTACGGCGGCCCGCGCGTCGGCTTCTATTTCGGCGTAGGACCGCGTTACGGCTACTGGTGAGCCGCGGCGGCGCGGATCGCCCTGGCTGCCCGCCGTCCGCTCAGCAGCGCGCCATGAATCGTGGCGTGATAATTGAAGTCGGTGTGCTCGCCGGCAAGGAACAGCCGTCCGTCAATCGGATGCGCGAGCGCGTCGAAATCGGCGGGCGTTGCGCCCGGCGCCGTCACTGAATAGGCGCCGCGCGCAAATTCGTCGCGCGACCAGGCCGATGAGATAAAGCCGATGGGCGGCGGGAGTTTCCTGCCGAACGTGTCCGACAGCGCCGCGAGAAGATCGGCTTTCAGCTCATCAGGCGATTTCGCATCAGCTTTCACGGCGTAGGGGCCGACCGACGTCGCGCAGAGGATGTTGCGGCCGCAATAGGCTTTCGCATTAAGCGCAAGCGGCCAGCGGCCGCGCTCGTCAGCGACATAACCGAAATAATGCGTGTTGGCTGACCAGAGCGGCTCGGCGAATTCGATTGCGGCGCGCGCGACCGTGCCAAATCCGATGCGGTTGATGGCGTCGAGATGCGTGCGCGGCAAAATCGGATCGAAGGCGATGGCGCCGGCCTTGAGCACCCCGAGCGGAACTGAGCAGACCGCGAAATCCGCTTCCAGCAATCCGTTCGCTGTTTCGATTGCAACGCCGTCATTTTTGCGCGCGATCCTGCGGACTGGCGTGTTGAGCCTGATGTCGAGCCCGCGCGACAACGGAGCAAGGATCGCGTCATAGCCGTTTGGCAGCACGACTTCAGGTCCCGAAAACGCGCCGTCCTCGTCGAACCAGTAGGCGGAGATGGCTTCGGCCGCTTCGCCCATATCGTCTTCGGTCTCGTTCGCCAGCACCCATTGCATCAGCGGATCGCCGAAGAAGGAGGGATCGCGCGCCTCGATCGCCGTGCGCAGCGAGACGTCAGCGCTCGCATCGAGTTCGTTATCGATGCGAGCGAGCAAGCGTTCATAGCGCGCCTCGGCCGGATCGAGTTCGCGATCGCGCACCGGCTTGCCGCCCGACCGAAAGACTTCGACCTTTTCCTCGCTGTCGGTGACGAACGTCTTTGCGCCAACCTGCCGGGCGAGTTCGGTCACGGGATTGCCATTGACGCCGTGAATCCAGTTCGCGCCGAGCTCGACCGGCGCGCTGAGGGCGCGGCTGGTGTGAAGCCGGCCGCCGATCCTGTTGCGCGCCTCGATGACGACGACATCGCAACCGCCGTCGACGAGATCGCGCGCGGCGGCGAGGCCGGAGACGCCGGCGCCGACGACAATGACCTTCGGCTTTTTGTCGCTTGCTGCATGCGCGCGCGGCGCGCCGGCGACGGCCAGTCCGCCGCCGATCAGAGCGCGTCGCGAAATGTCAGGCGGCATGTGAATTTGCGAGGGCGTCAGCCTTTTTGTTTTCTGGCGCTGCCGGCAATTCATGCGCGAACGCGGCGACGCCGCGGCCACGATCCTTGGCGAGATAGAGCGCAGCGTCCGCCTGCGCCATGATCGCCTCAGGCGTATGGCCCTGATCGGGCGCGACGGCGACGCCGAGGCTAACGCCGACATCCGTCGTTGCGCCGTCATCGAGCGTAATCGGTTCGCAGATATCGGCGATGATCTGATGGCAAAGCAGCGTGAGGCGTGGTCGATCGACGAACGCCGTCGCGAGAATAACGAACTCGTCCCCACCGGTGCGGCCGACAAGTCCGCCGTCGCCGAGCAGCTTCGCAAGCCGCGTCGCAACCGTGCGGATGACCGCATCGCCGCCGGCATGGCCATACGTGTCGTTGACAGCCTTGAAGCGATCGAGATCGCAGGCGATCAGCGCAAAAGGAGCTTGCTCGCAGCGCGCCGCGGCTGCTTCGAGCGCCTGCGTGAATTGCAGCCGGTTGGCGAGGCCCGTGAGCGCGTCATGCAAGGCGAGCCGCCGGTTGCGCGCCTCGCTTGCTTCGAGACGCGTGGAGATTTTCGCGACGACGCGCGCCGCAAGGATCGCGACAAGGCCGAGCGTTGCGACGAGCAGCAGGATGAGCGGCACGATCACCGACCAGATTTTCGCGCCGGGCCGATCGCTCTCCCAGACAAAACCGCCGAGCCGCGAGCCGTCGAGCGACATCAGTTCCGATGCGCCGCCGACGCCTGACTTGAACGAGAAATTCCGGAAGCCAAGCTGCATGTTGAGCTCGCGGCCGAAATCGTGACGCAGGAATTTCGCGGAGACGAGAAAGACCGGCGGCCCATCCGGCATCGCGATGCCCTCGTCATCGTCGGGCACGATCGCCATGGCGCTGAGCATCGCCGGTTCGCCGTCGATCACGGCATAGCCGAATTCGGCGATCTCATCGACTTTCGTGGCCGGCGCGCGCTTCTGCGCAAAGCCATCCTTGAGCGTCTCGCGACCCGCCATGTAGCGCGTCACTGCGCGGCGCGTGATCTCGCGAACAGGATCGTTGGAAGCGAGGGGAGGCGGCGCGAAATCGATCTTTTCCTCGCGCGCGGCCAGCAACAGCCTGTCGCCGCCAGCCGCGACCAGAAAGACCGCCTGATGGCCATAGTCGCTCCACAGCCAGTCCGCGAATTCCTTCTTGATGTAGGACTTGCGGAAATTTTCGACGATGTTCTTGTAGGATTTCGTCCAGCGCGCCAGCGTCAATTGCTCGCGCGCCATGAGAATCTGACGATCGCGCAGGGCATTGTGGAGAAGGCGGGTCTCGTTCGCTGCGGCCTGGGCGTCAGCTTCTTTCGACGCGATGCGGCCGACATAGAGAAGAGATGCGCTCGACAGCGCCATCAGGAATGAGGCGAGCAGGAAGACAAGCGTCGCGAGACGCATGGACGACAGCCGCGCCGACGCGCGCCGCTCCGGGCGTTCTCCCCTGGCCAGCCCCATCGCTCGCACCCCCGGGCGCGGACGTTAGGGCGGGAACCCTGAACATACCTTTAAGTAATCCGGCGGCCTTCAGGCCGCGCCTTTTTCGCGCTGCTTCAGCGCATAATCGATCGCTTGCGCCAGCGTGTCGGCCGGCTGCGCGCCTGAGACGCCGACGGCGTGATCGATGATGAAGAATGGCACGCCCTGCACGCCCATCATCCGCGCGCGCTGGATGTCGGCGCGGACCGCATCCTTGTCGTTGTCGGTCTCCAGCCATTCCGCAACCTGGGCTTCGACCATGCCGGCCTCGCCCGCGAGTTTCGCCAGCACGGCGTGGTCGGAGAGGTCGGCGCCTTCGGTGAAATAGGCGCGCATCAGGCGATCTTTCACCGCCGGCTGCACGCCGGCCTCCGCCGCCCAGCGGATGATGCGGTGACTGTCGAGCGTATTGGGAGAGACGGTGATCTTCTCGAAGGCGAAGGGAATGTTGTCGGCGCGGCCGACTTCGCGCAGGCGGTCATGGATCGCTTCGATGCGCGCCTCGTCGCCGAACTTTTTCATCATGTAGTCGCGGCGCGGCAGGCCCTCTTCGGGAATGGTCTCGTCGAGCTGGTAGGGCAGGAAGCGCATCTCGATGTCGAGATCGGGCCGGAGACGCACGGCTTCCTCGAGATGTTTCTTGCCGACATAGCACCAGGGACAGACGACGTCGGACACGACGTCGACGGTGACTTTGGTCTTGGCGCTCATGAAGCGGCCCTTGTCTGTCTGAGCGGCGAGGCCTCGCTGCGCAAGGCTCCGACGCGAAGCGCGCCGCCCGGGCGCGTGGCGATATTCACGATATGCTCAGCGCGCAGATCCGGGGCTGCGTTCTGCTGCTCCTCATCTAGGTCGCGGCAGCGGCGGATCAAGGAGCGCAGCGGCGGCTGGTCCTTCAGAAGCTCCGCCGCGAGATGGTCGTGCGCGGCCGGCCAGACGAGATGGCAGGCCCGCTGGGTGTCGAAGGCGGCGGCCAGCGCGCGCCTGTCGGGCGCATCGAGCAGCGCCAGCTCGGAGCCCGCGAACAATCCTGCGAACAGGCCCGCCGCGAGACCCACGGGGTCGCGCAGCGGCAGCGGCGACACGATGCGGTCGCCGCTGCGGAGCGAGGCCGTCGATCCCAGATCGGCGCAGGTGGCGAGCAGGGGCGCAAGCGCGATCTCCGCGATTTCGCCGCCCGGCAGCGCCGCCATCAGCGTTGCGGTTTCAACGGCGTCATCGGCGCGCTGCACGTCGATCGCGCCGTCGCGAATGCGTTCGAGGCGGGGGCTGAGATCCATCACGCCCTTGGGTAGGCCGGGTCCGAATCCGAGCACGAAACGCACCGACGCGCTCGCCGCCGCGAGCCGCGCCGCAGCCTCGATTGTCGCGCCGCTGGCGCCAACATTTTCGGCGATAACAGCGGTGGGCCGCGTGTTCGTCGTGATGGCGAAGCCATCGGCGAAGGGGAGGTCGGTCGGCGCAAGAAATGGTTGGAAGCCGCCGCGCAACAATCCCGCGAGCGTGATCGCGGCGCGGTCGCTGTTCGGCGCCATCAGGATGACGCGATCGCCCTTGGCGACGCCGAGCTGGTTGAGCAGCCAGGCGAGATGCGCGGCCGCTATATCAGTCTCTTGAAATGTCCACGCCTTGCCGTCGGCGCGCACGAGGAACGGTTTGCGCGGCTGCATCGCTGCCTGCATCGCCAGCAGCAGCGTGAGATTGACGGAAGGCGCCGCGAGCGCCCTGTCGTCGGCCGACGCGATCTTCGGCGTCATGTCGCTTCCTCCCGCCACATCATTTCAGGCGTCAGACCAAAGAGCGGCGTATTCGCCGGCCGCTTCACCGTTGCGGCGCGCGCGACCCATTGGTCTTTGGTGTAGAACAACGGCGTGATGTAGAAGCCCGACAGCAGCACGCGATCGAGCGCGCGCACGGCGTCGCGATATTCGTCAGCCCCGCGCGCCGCGAGCAGACGCGCGATCATGAAGTCGGCCGCGTCAGACGCGACGCCGGCGATATTCAGCGAGCCCGGCCGCGCCGCATTCGCCTTGCCCCAGCGATTGAACTGCTCGTTGCCCGGCAGCGCGTTGGCGGAAAAGGTGTAGGGCGTAACGTCGAACTGGAAGTTCAGCACGCGCTTCCAGTATTGCACGTCGTCGGTCATGCGCGCGCGCGCATCGACGCCGACGCGCTGGAGCATCTGGCCGTAGGTAAGCGCCAGCCGCTCATGCTGGCGATTGGAGACGAGAATCTCGAATGAAAGAGCGCGTCCGTCCTGCGCGCGCAAACCGTCCGGCGTCTGATGGAAGCCTGCGGCGGCGAAGAGATCGAGGGCTGCGCGCGCGATCGTGCGGTCGCGGCCTGAGCCGTCGGAAGCCGGCGCGCTCCAGCCCTTTTCGAGAATGTCGTCACGCACCGCGCCGGGAAATTTCGCCAGCCATTCGCGCTCGCGCGCGCTCGCAGCGACGCCGTGGCAGGAAAGCTCCGAGCCCTCGAAATAGCTCTGCGTGCGTTGATAGAGTCCGAAATAGAGGTTGCGGTTGATCCACTCGCCGTCGAGCAGCATCGTCAGGCCTTCGCGCACGCGCGCGTCGGCGAGCACGCCCTGGCGCGAATTCATGACGAAGCCGGACATGGATTTGGGAATGCCGACGGGAAGCGTCTCGCGCACGATGCGGCCGTCGCGCACGGCGGGAACGTCATAACCGGTGGACCAGCGCGCGGGATCGGTCTCGATGCGGAGATCGATCAGGCCGGCCTTGAAGGCTTCGAACAGCGAATTGGAGTCGCGATAGAAATCGACCCTGATCTCCTCGAAATTCAGCAGGCCGCGATTGCTGGGGAGATCGACGCCCCAATAGTTCGGGTTTTTCTTCAGCGTGTAGCTTGTTCCCGGCTGCACATCAGCGAGCAGATAGGGGCCGGAGCCCAGCGGCGCGGAAAAACTGGTCTGGTCGAAGGCGTCGCGATTGGTCGCGGTCTTCGACAGCACTGGCATCAATCCCAGCACCAGCGGCAATTCGCGATCGCCGGCCGCCGCGCTGAGTTCGAAGCGAACCGTGCGCGCATCGATCGCCTCGGCGCGCGTCACCTTGGAGTAAGGCGTGCGCTGGATGCGCCCCTTGTCGCGCAGCAGCGCCCAGGAGAAGAGAACATCATCGGTGGTGACCGGCGAGCCGTCGGAGAATTTCGCGCGGGGATCGATGCGGAAGGCGACACTCGAACGATCATCGGGAACGGCGACAGCTTCGGCGACCTGCGCATAGAGCGTGAAAGATTCGTTGAGCGAACGCGTCATCAGGCTCTGCACGATCAGGCCCTGGATGTAGGGCGGCGCCTGCCCGCGCAGGATGAACGGGTTCATGCTGTCGAAAGCGCCCTGCTGTCCCAGCACGATGCGGCCGCCGCGGCGGGCGTGGAGATCGGCGTAGGGAAGGCGCTGGAAATCCGCCGGCAGCGCCGGTTCGCCATGCATCGCAAGCGCGTGGCGGAAGTCAGGCCCATTTTCCGCGCGCGCCTGCGCCGCCGGCAGGGAAGCCGCCAGCGCGAGCAAGGCCCGGCGGGACAAGTCGATTCGCATTCGTTAATTGCATATCACGCCAGCGAGAGGGATCGCAGCGAAGTCGGCTCGCTATGCGCTGCGACCCACCGGGGACTGGCGGATCGGCGACCGACTCGGTAAGGACGCCGCCGGGTCACGCTCCCGCCGCATTCGCCGGGGTATGGGGCGCGGCTTCAACGTTGCTGGAGCCCGCGCCGATTCTGGGCTGCGCTTTGAGATTCAGAGGATCACTTTCGATGGGTTTTGTCCGCAATTTCACGTCGGCGGGGCTCTCGGGCCTGCTGGCGATCAGCCTGGCGACCGGCGCGGTCGCGCAGCAGCCGGCCCAGCCGCGGCCTGCGCAGCCGCGGCCTGCGCAGCCAGCCCAGCCCGCCCAACCGGCGCAGCCCGCGCCCCAGCAGCCGGCCGCCCAGGGCCAGCAGCCGCCGCCCGGCCCGACGCTTGTCCAGCTCAAGGGCGAGCCGTCGCAGCCCGACTGGCTCAAGGTCTGCGGCAAGGACGGCCAGGTCGATGTCTGCTACGTCACGCGCGATTTCGTCTCCGATCAGGGCCAGCCGGTTC carries:
- a CDS encoding flavin monoamine oxidase family protein, yielding MPPDISRRALIGGGLAVAGAPRAHAASDKKPKVIVVGAGVSGLAAARDLVDGGCDVVVIEARNRIGGRLHTSRALSAPVELGANWIHGVNGNPVTELARQVGAKTFVTDSEEKVEVFRSGGKPVRDRELDPAEARYERLLARIDNELDASADVSLRTAIEARDPSFFGDPLMQWVLANETEDDMGEAAEAISAYWFDEDGAFSGPEVVLPNGYDAILAPLSRGLDIRLNTPVRRIARKNDGVAIETANGLLEADFAVCSVPLGVLKAGAIAFDPILPRTHLDAINRIGFGTVARAAIEFAEPLWSANTHYFGYVADERGRWPLALNAKAYCGRNILCATSVGPYAVKADAKSPDELKADLLAALSDTFGRKLPPPIGFISSAWSRDEFARGAYSVTAPGATPADFDALAHPIDGRLFLAGEHTDFNYHATIHGALLSGRRAARAIRAAAAHQ
- a CDS encoding diguanylate cyclase domain-containing protein, with protein sequence MRLATLVFLLASFLMALSSASLLYVGRIASKEADAQAAANETRLLHNALRDRQILMAREQLTLARWTKSYKNIVENFRKSYIKKEFADWLWSDYGHQAVFLVAAGGDRLLLAAREEKIDFAPPPLASNDPVREITRRAVTRYMAGRETLKDGFAQKRAPATKVDEIAEFGYAVIDGEPAMLSAMAIVPDDDEGIAMPDGPPVFLVSAKFLRHDFGRELNMQLGFRNFSFKSGVGGASELMSLDGSRLGGFVWESDRPGAKIWSVIVPLILLLVATLGLVAILAARVVAKISTRLEASEARNRRLALHDALTGLANRLQFTQALEAAAARCEQAPFALIACDLDRFKAVNDTYGHAGGDAVIRTVATRLAKLLGDGGLVGRTGGDEFVILATAFVDRPRLTLLCHQIIADICEPITLDDGATTDVGVSLGVAVAPDQGHTPEAIMAQADAALYLAKDRGRGVAAFAHELPAAPENKKADALANSHAA
- a CDS encoding DsbA family oxidoreductase, translating into MSAKTKVTVDVVSDVVCPWCYVGKKHLEEAVRLRPDLDIEMRFLPYQLDETIPEEGLPRRDYMMKKFGDEARIEAIHDRLREVGRADNIPFAFEKITVSPNTLDSHRIIRWAAEAGVQPAVKDRLMRAYFTEGADLSDHAVLAKLAGEAGMVEAQVAEWLETDNDKDAVRADIQRARMMGVQGVPFFIIDHAVGVSGAQPADTLAQAIDYALKQREKGAA
- a CDS encoding AMP-binding protein produces the protein MTPKIASADDRALAAPSVNLTLLLAMQAAMQPRKPFLVRADGKAWTFQETDIAAAHLAWLLNQLGVAKGDRVILMAPNSDRAAITLAGLLRGGFQPFLAPTDLPFADGFAITTNTRPTAVIAENVGASGATIEAAARLAAASASVRFVLGFGPGLPKGVMDLSPRLERIRDGAIDVQRADDAVETATLMAALPGGEIAEIALAPLLATCADLGSTASLRSGDRIVSPLPLRDPVGLAAGLFAGLFAGSELALLDAPDRRALAAAFDTQRACHLVWPAAHDHLAAELLKDQPPLRSLIRRCRDLDEEQQNAAPDLRAEHIVNIATRPGGALRVGALRSEASPLRQTRAAS
- a CDS encoding extracellular solute-binding protein encodes the protein MSRRALLALAASLPAAQARAENGPDFRHALAMHGEPALPADFQRLPYADLHARRGGRIVLGQQGAFDSMNPFILRGQAPPYIQGLIVQSLMTRSLNESFTLYAQVAEAVAVPDDRSSVAFRIDPRAKFSDGSPVTTDDVLFSWALLRDKGRIQRTPYSKVTRAEAIDARTVRFELSAAAGDRELPLVLGLMPVLSKTATNRDAFDQTSFSAPLGSGPYLLADVQPGTSYTLKKNPNYWGVDLPSNRGLLNFEEIRVDFYRDSNSLFEAFKAGLIDLRIETDPARWSTGYDVPAVRDGRIVRETLPVGIPKSMSGFVMNSRQGVLADARVREGLTMLLDGEWINRNLYFGLYQRTQSYFEGSELSCHGVAASAREREWLAKFPGAVRDDILEKGWSAPASDGSGRDRTIARAALDLFAAAGFHQTPDGLRAQDGRALSFEILVSNRQHERLALTYGQMLQRVGVDARARMTDDVQYWKRVLNFQFDVTPYTFSANALPGNEQFNRWGKANAARPGSLNIAGVASDAADFMIARLLAARGADEYRDAVRALDRVLLSGFYITPLFYTKDQWVARAATVKRPANTPLFGLTPEMMWREEAT